One Choloepus didactylus isolate mChoDid1 chromosome 16, mChoDid1.pri, whole genome shotgun sequence DNA window includes the following coding sequences:
- the LOC119511777 gene encoding LOW QUALITY PROTEIN: rho GTPase-activating protein 11A-like (The sequence of the model RefSeq protein was modified relative to this genomic sequence to represent the inferred CDS: inserted 2 bases in 1 codon; substituted 2 bases at 2 genomic stop codons): MWDQRLVRLALLQQLRAVYGIKVKGGRGQYDRRKHETAAAEVGGKVFGVPFNVLPHSIVPEYGHIPSFLVDACTSLEEHVNTEGLFRKSGSVIRLKALKNKLDHGESCLSSAPPCDIAGLLKQFFRELPEPILPADLHEALFKAQQLGTEEKNKATLLLSCLMADHTIDILRYFFNFLRNVSLRSSENKMDSSTLAVIFAPNLLQTREGHEKMSANMEKKLRLQAAVVQTXTDYASDIGRVPDFILEKIPAMLGIDGLCAIPSLEGFEEGEYESPGEYRRKRRQSVGDFVSGALNKLKSNRTPSITPQRERTAQVSVSPMILTPNAKRKLPVDSSHGFSSKKRKFIKHNFNFELLPSNLFSSSSTPVSVHVDTSPEGSSQSSLSPVAISGNHLISASVQRQSKRIADKKVCRVESGKAGCFSPKISHKEKVRRSLRLKFSLGKSNRDDGCSDVNRXENVGRRLASQQNFXNRIESVKTGLLFSPDIERLTKKGSKKISKSEEYLSTPEQLDGTNYHMSWTGPTNSSFQEIDANETSPIEGNLEVENSSLDLDLMVEKSPVTSYALTPSTVHNKHNSNLTGNSPNGDEDNLTTETLVKIQKAFSESGSNLHTLINHGQSSITNMVKAKLNETSYTEYSPKENLFETNDLTVIESKKKYEHQASKDENSFSERHFSLHQTQELGREATTKCYSTQMKVEHEKTIYSNIAKDYLSMQEFPSEEQIKKQESARNKLNTKLKENESVIEENLLKCTASGEDMSKSSSSEQITCNITTLSKPRPMRIVKQQSLVEKCDKMVSESLQMTEHGKVSDHIQWFNKLSLNEPNRTKIKSPLKFQRTPVRQSVRRINSLSEYNRQPLRCKLASLGDTASPLVKSVSCDSALSSCIESTSKNSSISDIKSGPEEQKATSCKQSSVDAISKSSMNLASKSFSKMKRHPDLVNASLGSRICKQDLVSDGQIKAPLDDLTNYNIIKSVINNNMGFSPGINNRVLRKHTERERIWYKGSPKTPIGKAQLLPTSKPVDL; this comes from the exons TGTTTGGAGTACCCTTCAATGTGTTGCCCCATTCTATTGTGCCAGAATATGGACACATTCCAAGCTTTCTTGTTGATGCTTGCACTTCTTTAGAAGAGCATGTTAATACAGAAGGACTTTTTAGGAAATCAGGATCTGTTATTCGTCTAAAAGCACTAAAGAATAAACTGGATCATGGTGAAAGTTGCCTGTCTTCTGCACCTCCCTGTGATATTGCAGGACTTCTTAAGCAATTTTTTAGGGAATTGCCAGAACCCATTCTCCCAGCTGATTTGCATGAAGCACTTTTCAAAGCTCAACAGTtgggaacagaggaaaagaataaaGCTACATTGTTACTTTCTTGTCTTATGGCTGACCACACAATTGATATATTGCGATACTTTTTTAACTTTCTCAGGAATGTTTCCCTTAGGTCCAGTGAGAATAAGATGGATAGCAGCACTCTTGCAGTAATATTTGCTCCAAACCTTCTTCAGACACGTGAAGGGCATGAAAAGATGTCTGCTAATATGGAAAAAAAGCTCAGACTACAAGCTGCAGTAGTACAAAC TACTGATTATGCTTCAGATATTGGGCGTGTACCAGATTTTATCCTGGAAAAGATACCAGCTATGTTGGGTATTGACGGTCTCTGTGCTATTCCATCATTAGAAGGTTTTGAAGAAGGTGAATATGAATCTCCTGGTGAAtataggagaaaaagaagacagagtGTTGGAGATTTTGTTAGTGGAGCATTAAATAAACTTAAATCTAACAGAACACCCTCTATTACACCTCAGCGAGAAAGAACTGCTCAAGTATCTGTatcaccaatgattcttacaccAAATGCTAAGCGTAAACTGCCAGTAGATTCTTCACATGGTTTCTCAAGTAAGAAAAGGAAGTTCATCAAGCACAATTTTAACTTTGAGCTGTTGCCAAGTAATCTCTTCAGTAGCAGTTCTACACCAGTATCAGTTCATGTTGATACAAGCCCAGAAGGGTCATCTCAGAGTTCACTTTCTCCTGTAGCCATCAGTGGAAACCATTTGATCAGTGCAAGTGTGCAAAGACAAAGTAAAAGGATTGCAGACAAAAAAGTTTGCAGGGTGGAATCAGGAAAAGCAGGCTGCTTCTCTCCTAAAATCAGTCATAAAGAAAAGGTTCGAAGATCTCTTCGTTTGAAATTTAGTCTGGGGAAAAGTAACAGAGATGATGGATGTTCTGATGTCAATAGATAAGAAAATGTTGGTCGGCGACTTGCAAgtcaacaaaatttttaaaatagaattgaaTCTGTAAAAACAGGTCTACTTTTTAGCCCAGATATTGAAAGATTAACAAAGAAAGGTTCAAAAAAGATCAGTAAGTCTGAGGAATACTTATCAACTCCAGAGCAGCTGGATGGAACAAATTACCACATGTCTTGGACAGGACCTACTAATTCAAGTTTTCAGGAAATAGACGCAAATGAAACATCTCCGATAGAGGGAAATCTTGAGGTGGAAAACTCTTCTTTGGATCTTGATCTTATGGTTGAAAAGTCACCTGTTACTTCATATGCGCTTACCCCTTCTACTGTACACAATAAGCATAATAGCAACCTAACTGGAAACTCTCCTAATGGGGATGAAGATAACTTGACCACAGAGACTTTGGTGAAAATTCAGAAAGCATTTTCTGAATCTGGAAGTAATCTTCACACATTGATAAATCATGGGCAGTCCTCAATAACTAATATGgtgaaagcaaaattaaatgaaacatcATATACAGAATATAGCCCaaaggaaaatttatttgaaaCTAATGATTTGACTGTGATAGAATCGAAGAAAAAGTATGAACACCAAGCTAGTAAAGATGAAAATAGTTTCTCAGAAAGACACTTCTCACTACATCAAACTCAAGAATTAGGTAGAGAAGCAACTACAAAATGTTACTCAACTCAGATGAAGGTGGAACATGAAAAAACCATTTATTCAAATATAGCAAAAGATTATTTAAGCATGCAAGAGTTCCCCAGtgaagaacaaataaagaaacaggagtCCGCAAGGAATAAACTAAATACTAAATTAAAGGAGAATGAGAGTGTGATTGAAGAGAATTTATTGAAATGCACAGCTTCTGGGGAGGACATGTCTAAATCATCATCTTCAGAGCAGATTACCTGTAATATAACAACTTTGTCAAAACCTAGGCCTATGAGAATTGTTAAACAGCAGTCTCTGGtagaaaaatgtgataaaatggtTTCAGAAAGTTTACAAATGACAGAGCATGGAAAGGTTTCAGACCACATACAGTGGTTTAACAAACTTTCCTTAAATGAAccaaatagaacaaaaattaaatcaccTCTTAAGTTTCAGCGTACTCCTGTCCGTCAGTCTGTCAGAAGAATTAATTCTTTATCGGAGTATAACCGACAACCTCTAAGGTGTAAGTTGGCAAGTCTTGGTGATACTGCTTCTCCTTTGGTTAAATCAGTGAGCTGTGACAGTGCTCTTTCTTCTTGTATAGAAAGTACATCAAAAAATTCCTCTATTTCAGATATCAAATCAGGTCCTGAAGAACAGAAGGCTACATCATGTAAACAGTCAAGTGTTGATGCAATTTCAAAATCAAGCATGAATTTGGCTTCTAAATCTTTCTCAAAGATGAAGAGACACCCAGACTTGGTGAATGCTTCTCTTGGGTCTAgaatttgtaaacaggatctggTATCTGATGGACAAATTAAGGCTCCCTTGGATGACCTAACTAATTACAATATAATAAAATctgttataaataataatatgggCTTTTCTCCTGGAATAAATAACAGAGTCCTTAGGAAacatacagaaagagaaaggatttGGTATAAAGGTTCTCCAAAAACTCCTATTGGAAAAGCTCAACTACTTCCAACAAGTAAACCTGTAGACTTGTAA